One Pomacea canaliculata isolate SZHN2017 linkage group LG9, ASM307304v1, whole genome shotgun sequence DNA segment encodes these proteins:
- the LOC112572382 gene encoding transmembrane protein 243-like, protein MSNSVMRSAYEDPADRPLFGDSRRPTDRVLNLIVGVFTSLIVVITLISAFIFPSWPPNGINVFFAIIIVLICCSHSLLIYWYRQGDLEPKFRNMIFYNAFTIILLCVCGNLYIHEIGVSKSR, encoded by the exons ATGTCCAACAGTGTTATGCGTTCAGCATACGAGGACCCAGCAGACAGACCTCTTTTTGGAGACAGTAGGCGGCCAACG GACAGGGTCTTGAATCTGATTGTTGGTGTCTTTACAAGCTTGATAGTTGTT ATCACATTGATCAGTGCCTTCATTTTTCCTTCATGGCCACCCAATggaataaatgtgttttttgcAATCATCATTGTGTTGATATGCTGCTCACACTCCTTACTG ATTTACTGGTACAGACAAGGTGATCTAGAACCCAAGTTTCGGAATATGATTTTCTATAATGCTTTCACAATcattcttctgtgtgtgtgtggaaatcTCTACATCCATGAAATAGGCGTGTCAAAGAGCAGGTAA
- the LOC112572378 gene encoding glycine N-acyltransferase-like gives MAVQLRACDLPKLMTFLHEYLPESIPIYFTADNVIRGHLTTAEVHFGVDTWPSPSCVIAVSPAHEGQLCNYRTTIDIWTKDPRKVESVLHDSELVDWTQPIFFRVLGETGIHQVQELVNKSSDTSSCVQRNIYTLGSLPQKKEAPSGFNLLTLDQKDAHIVGLQYSAWRVKPADTVNYFQRCSLLLPSSCLQTLDGQLVAYVALHHTSAFGSVFTDPNYRQKGFGEIVVADICAKMTADGQTPYVFVNPENIASIKLYEKCGFQLKGVAYRIRYIPFHKQ, from the exons ATGGCAGTTCAACTTAGGGCATGCGACTTGCCAAAGTTGATGACTTTTCTGCACGAATACTTACCAGAAAGTATACCG ATTTATTTTACAGCAGACAATGTGATCAGAGGGCATCTGACAACTGCAGAAGTACATTTTGGTGTAGACACTTGGCCCAGTCCCTCCTGTGTTATTGCTGTTTCACCAGCTCACGAAGGACAG CTGTGCAACTATCGCACAACAATTGATATTTGGACCAAGGATCCAAGAAAAGTTGAGAGTGTACTACATGACAGTGAGCTTGTAGACTGGACACAACCTATATTTTTCAGAG TACTTGGAGAGACAGGCATACACCAGGTACAAGAGCTGGTCAACAAAAGCTCAGATACTAGCAGTTGTGTTCAACGCAACATTTATACTCTTGGATCCTTGCCACAAAA AAAAGAGGCACCATCTGGCTTTAATCTTCTTACCCTGGACCAGAAAGATGCACATATAGTTGGACTTCAGTATTCAGCATGGCGAGTTAAGCCAGCAGACACAGTTAACTACTTTCAAAGATGTTCACTACTGTTACCTAGCAGCTGTTTGCAAACTTTAGATGGACAACTTGTTGCCTATGTTGCTCTTCATCATACCAGTGCATTTGGTTCAGTTTTCACTGATCCTAATTACCGTCAGAAAGGCTTTGGGGAGATAGTTGTTGCAGACATTTGTGCAAAAATGACTGCAGATGGGCAGACCCCATATGTCTTTGTTAATCCAGAAAATATTGCCAGCATCAAACTATATGAAAAGTGTGGGTTCCAGTTAAAAGGAGTTGCATACAGAATCAGATATATACCTTTTCAcaagcaataa